The following are encoded in a window of bacterium genomic DNA:
- a CDS encoding SPFH/Band 7/PHB domain protein, with amino-acid sequence MLAVYIIIAFFVFIAAGKAMKIIRPWEKGLIERLGKYQRTADSGLTIIFPFLERLIKVDTREQVVDVPPQAVITKDNVVVEVDAVVYHEVTDPIKVTYNVANFYVATTKLAQTNLRNLIGDLALDESLTSREVINTKLRQILDDATDKWGVKVTRVELQRIEPPDDVTQAMHRQMKAERDRRAMILEAEGHKRSTVLKAEGDAEAIKKVADANKYKKIAIAAGEAEAISSVYKAIHDGNPTKDLIAIKYLEALEKIADGKASKIFLPLETSGILGSIGGISQLFKENEPEVQ; translated from the coding sequence ATGTTAGCAGTTTACATAATTATTGCGTTTTTTGTATTCATTGCCGCAGGGAAGGCAATGAAGATAATTAGGCCGTGGGAAAAAGGTCTTATCGAAAGATTAGGTAAATACCAACGCACAGCGGACAGCGGACTAACGATAATATTTCCTTTTCTGGAGAGGTTAATCAAAGTAGATACCCGAGAGCAGGTCGTTGATGTTCCACCGCAGGCGGTTATTACAAAAGATAATGTTGTTGTGGAAGTTGATGCCGTGGTTTATCACGAGGTCACCGATCCGATTAAAGTGACATATAATGTTGCGAATTTCTATGTTGCTACAACAAAACTTGCGCAAACAAATCTAAGGAATCTTATAGGAGACCTTGCTCTCGACGAATCTCTCACTTCACGTGAAGTGATCAACACCAAGCTCCGTCAAATCCTCGACGATGCTACCGATAAATGGGGTGTTAAAGTAACACGCGTCGAGCTGCAACGAATCGAACCACCGGACGACGTCACCCAGGCTATGCATCGCCAAATGAAAGCCGAACGCGATAGGCGAGCGATGATCCTCGAAGCCGAAGGCCATAAGCGTTCAACTGTTCTTAAGGCAGAGGGGGATGCCGAGGCTATTAAAAAGGTAGCCGACGCGAATAAATACAAGAAGATTGCTATCGCCGCTGGTGAGGCCGAAGCTATTAGCTCCGTTTATAAGGCAATCCACGATGGCAACCCCACGAAAGACCTAATCGCAATTAAATACCTCGAAGCCCTTGAAAAAATCGCCGACGGTAAAGCAAGTAAGATTTTCCTTCCGCTCGAAACAAGCGGAATACTCGGGAGTATCGGCGGCATAAGCCAACTTTTCAAAGAGAATGAACCCGAAGTTCAATAA